Proteins from a single region of Desulfobacter postgatei 2ac9:
- a CDS encoding IS1595 family transposase, whose translation MRCIYIVAEHKGNPEAVSKKRRDGRRNRLKGAIERGTQEKEKPPIFGMIQRCGQVVIQMRPNVRQTTIEPLIRATIQPGTLVYTDESAIYDRLDEWVYDHENVKHGAGEYSRDDDGDGFYEVHVNTMEGFWSLLRSWIRPHRGIS comes from the coding sequence ATGAGGTGTATATATATCGTTGCAGAGCACAAAGGCAACCCCGAGGCTGTATCAAAAAAACGTCGAGATGGTCGCCGTAACCGATTAAAAGGTGCTATAGAGCGTGGTACGCAGGAAAAAGAGAAGCCACCTATTTTCGGGATGATACAACGGTGTGGGCAGGTTGTGATTCAAATGCGCCCCAATGTCCGGCAGACCACCATTGAGCCTTTGATAAGGGCCACTATACAACCAGGAACATTGGTCTACACCGATGAGTCTGCCATTTATGACCGTTTGGACGAATGGGTTTATGATCATGAAAATGTGAAGCATGGAGCCGGTGAATATAGCAGAGATGACGATGGAGACGGATTTTATGAAGTCCATGTGAATACAATGGAGGGCTTCTGGTCATTACTCCGAAGCTGGATTCGCCCACATCGAGGTATCTCATAG
- a CDS encoding cupin domain-containing protein, translating into MKVLKLTETNEFKPGAMKRFFLVQTSEFFKIINFNLDAGVTFPVHSHDLDGELSIQVLEGKGWFLGENDTKIPANEGDILISEIREPHGVMADTKMRIIVTIAPPI; encoded by the coding sequence ATGAAAGTTTTGAAACTCACAGAGACAAACGAGTTTAAACCTGGAGCCATGAAAAGATTTTTTTTAGTTCAAACGTCAGAATTTTTCAAAATCATCAATTTTAATCTTGATGCCGGCGTGACGTTTCCAGTGCACTCCCACGATCTGGACGGGGAATTGTCCATCCAGGTTCTTGAAGGAAAAGGGTGGTTTCTGGGGGAAAATGATACAAAAATTCCAGCCAATGAAGGTGATATTTTGATTTCTGAAATCAGGGAACCCCACGGGGTCATGGCGGATACCAAAATGCGGATCATCGTCACCATTGCTCCGCCGATCTGA
- a CDS encoding cytochrome c3 family protein: MKKMLKPAIFVFIGIIIAFPVFSLTYYTMVRTSTPGFCASCHEIQPAFNAWKTSTHVNNAQGFVADCMDCHLPAPQDTINFFYTKTAHGIKDVFVHFAYGTYDREKSREHTYATFKNAQCRKCHRNLLNMPDKRGAMLAHRTVLYPKKGYEKKCVDCHRNLVHVDSEIYKYKEKQAPYRGLGI, translated from the coding sequence ATGAAAAAAATGCTCAAACCCGCAATTTTTGTCTTTATCGGCATTATTATCGCTTTTCCTGTATTTAGCCTGACCTACTATACAATGGTGAGAACATCAACGCCTGGATTCTGCGCCTCCTGCCACGAAATTCAACCCGCTTTTAATGCCTGGAAGACCTCTACCCATGTAAACAACGCCCAGGGGTTTGTGGCTGATTGTATGGATTGCCACCTGCCTGCCCCGCAGGATACAATTAACTTTTTTTATACAAAAACAGCCCACGGCATCAAAGATGTATTCGTCCATTTTGCCTATGGGACCTATGATCGGGAAAAGAGCCGTGAGCATACTTATGCAACCTTTAAAAATGCACAATGCCGAAAATGTCACCGAAATCTTTTGAATATGCCGGATAAAAGGGGAGCCATGCTGGCCCACCGGACAGTTCTATACCCTAAAAAAGGATATGAAAAAAAGTGTGTAGACTGCCACAGAAATCTGGTCCATGTGGACAGTGAAATTTATAAGTATAAAGAAAAACAGGCACCTTATAGAGGATTGGGGATTTAG
- a CDS encoding PAS domain S-box protein — protein MNNGFMDSLIEQNPDAMIFADTEGTIRVWNLAAERIFGFTKEEAIGSNLDIIVPQNLRKAHWRGYEQAMQRGETKYVGKSLPTKSLHADGSVIYVELGFSIVLDSAKNVIGALSSARDITKRYKEERENRKRLAELENARR, from the coding sequence ATGAACAACGGATTCATGGACAGCCTTATAGAGCAAAATCCCGATGCAATGATATTTGCTGATACTGAAGGGACAATACGTGTATGGAATCTGGCGGCTGAGCGTATTTTTGGATTTACCAAAGAGGAAGCAATCGGATCAAACTTAGACATCATAGTTCCGCAAAACTTACGAAAGGCCCACTGGCGCGGATATGAACAAGCGATGCAAAGGGGGGAAACAAAGTATGTTGGGAAGTCCTTGCCTACGAAATCTTTACATGCAGACGGGTCTGTCATTTACGTTGAACTCGGTTTTTCTATTGTTTTAGATTCCGCAAAGAATGTGATTGGGGCGTTGTCAAGCGCGAGAGACATTACTAAGAGATACAAGGAAGAACGGGAGAATCGAAAGAGGTTGGCTGAGTTAGAGAATGCTCGGAGGTAA
- the hcp gene encoding hydroxylamine reductase, with the protein MFCFQCQETAKNIGCTVKGVCGKPEETANLQDLLIFVLKGISVYGEKLKELGNPDRSNDDFVVQCLFATITNANWDDARFVSMINDGLKRKDLIRSRFLAAYKEKNNTAFDGLLPEAATWTGDVSDFAEKAKTVGILATENEDVRSLRELLIIGLKGVAAYADHAAVLGCQKDEINDFIMEALVSTTKDLSVDEMIAMVMKAGEIAVNTMALLDEANTTAYGNPEITEVNIGVGKNPGILISGHDLKDMEDLLKQTAGTGIDVYTHGEMLPANYYPAFKKYDHFVGNYGGSWWQQNKEFESFNGPILLTTNCLVPLKKSNTYLDRLFTTGVVGYENAVHIADRPEGGAKDFSALIERAKTCALPEEIETGTIVGGFAHNQVLALADKVVDAVKSGAIKRFVVMAGCDGRQKNRNYYTEVAEKLPKDTVILTAGCAKYRYNKLDLGDIGGIPRVLDAGQCNDSYSLAVIALKLKEVFGLDDINDLPISYDIAWYEQKAVAVLLALLSLGVKGIRLGPTLPAFLSPAVAKVLVEKFDIKPIGTVDEDIAAMMAGN; encoded by the coding sequence ATGTTTTGTTTTCAATGTCAGGAAACCGCAAAAAACATCGGCTGCACCGTAAAAGGTGTCTGCGGAAAGCCCGAAGAAACCGCCAACCTCCAGGATTTGCTGATTTTCGTGCTCAAGGGAATCTCTGTCTATGGTGAAAAGCTCAAAGAACTGGGCAATCCCGACCGGTCCAATGACGATTTTGTGGTACAATGCCTGTTTGCCACCATTACCAATGCCAACTGGGACGATGCACGATTTGTCAGTATGATCAATGACGGTCTGAAGCGCAAAGACCTGATCCGGTCAAGGTTTTTGGCCGCATACAAAGAGAAAAACAATACAGCGTTTGACGGTCTACTGCCTGAAGCAGCTACCTGGACCGGGGATGTGTCCGATTTTGCAGAAAAGGCAAAAACCGTAGGCATTCTGGCCACGGAAAACGAGGATGTCCGTTCCCTGCGCGAATTGCTGATTATCGGCCTTAAAGGGGTGGCCGCCTATGCCGACCACGCCGCTGTCCTGGGATGTCAAAAAGATGAAATCAACGATTTTATCATGGAAGCTTTGGTCTCCACCACAAAGGACCTGTCCGTGGATGAGATGATCGCCATGGTCATGAAGGCCGGAGAAATCGCCGTTAACACCATGGCCCTGCTTGATGAAGCCAATACAACAGCCTACGGAAATCCGGAGATTACCGAAGTCAACATCGGTGTGGGTAAAAATCCAGGAATTCTGATCTCAGGCCATGATCTTAAAGACATGGAAGATCTGCTCAAACAGACCGCCGGCACCGGCATTGATGTATACACCCACGGTGAAATGCTGCCGGCCAACTATTATCCGGCATTTAAAAAATACGATCATTTCGTGGGCAACTACGGGGGCTCATGGTGGCAGCAGAATAAAGAATTTGAATCCTTTAACGGTCCTATCCTGCTGACCACCAACTGCCTGGTACCTCTGAAAAAGAGCAACACCTACCTGGACCGCCTTTTTACCACCGGCGTGGTGGGGTATGAAAACGCGGTACACATTGCAGACCGGCCCGAAGGCGGAGCCAAGGATTTTTCAGCCCTGATTGAAAGGGCCAAAACATGCGCTCTTCCCGAAGAGATTGAGACGGGCACCATTGTGGGCGGATTTGCCCACAACCAGGTCCTGGCCCTGGCCGACAAGGTGGTTGATGCGGTAAAATCCGGCGCCATTAAACGTTTTGTGGTCATGGCAGGCTGCGACGGCCGGCAGAAAAACCGCAATTACTATACAGAAGTTGCTGAAAAGCTGCCCAAGGATACGGTGATCCTCACAGCCGGCTGTGCCAAGTACCGCTACAACAAGCTTGACTTAGGCGATATCGGAGGTATTCCCAGGGTACTGGATGCGGGTCAATGCAACGATTCCTACTCCCTGGCGGTCATTGCCCTGAAACTCAAAGAGGTGTTTGGTCTGGACGACATTAATGATTTGCCCATCTCCTACGACATTGCCTGGTATGAGCAGAAAGCCGTGGCCGTGCTCCTGGCCCTGCTTTCCCTCGGTGTCAAGGGCATCCGCCTTGGACCCACACTTCCGGCCTTTTTGTCTCCGGCCGTGGCCAAGGTTTTGGTGGAAAAATTTGACATCAAGCCCATTGGTACGGTGGACGAGGATATTGCAGCCATGATGGCCGGCAATTAA
- a CDS encoding FprA family A-type flavoprotein produces the protein MKARKIKEDIYWMGSVDWDRRLFDALVPLPDGTSYNAYLIKGSEKTALIDTVDPPMAKEFMGQLKGVKNIDYIISSHAEQDHSGTIMQVLEKYPNAKLISTPKAKDLLKDLLNIPENFFVSIEDGETLSLGDKTLKFIFTPWVHWPETMVTFLEEDKILFSCDFFGSHIASSDLFVTDQGRVYEAAKRYFAEIMMPFRSIIKKNMEKLAPYDIKMIAPGHGQIFPDAGFILDAYKKWTEGAPRNTVVIPYVSMHESTRLMVEHLVGALVDKGVRVEQFNLAVTDIGKLAMALVDAATIVVGTPTILAGPHPYAAYAAFLANALRPNTKFLSVVGSYGWGGKTVDTLAGMIPNLKVEVIDPVLCKGVPTASVFNALDDLAGAIARKHKENDYR, from the coding sequence ATGAAAGCACGAAAGATCAAAGAAGACATTTACTGGATGGGCTCAGTGGATTGGGACCGTCGACTGTTTGACGCCCTTGTTCCCCTTCCGGATGGGACCAGCTACAACGCTTATCTTATTAAAGGAAGTGAGAAAACGGCATTGATTGACACGGTTGATCCTCCCATGGCCAAAGAATTCATGGGCCAGCTTAAAGGGGTCAAAAATATCGATTACATCATCTCAAGCCACGCGGAACAGGACCATTCAGGAACGATCATGCAGGTCCTTGAAAAATATCCCAATGCTAAACTCATATCCACGCCCAAGGCCAAGGATCTTCTCAAGGATCTTCTGAATATTCCGGAAAATTTTTTCGTTTCCATAGAAGACGGGGAGACACTCTCTTTGGGGGATAAAACCCTGAAATTTATTTTTACCCCCTGGGTTCACTGGCCTGAAACCATGGTAACCTTTCTGGAAGAGGACAAAATTCTGTTCAGTTGCGATTTCTTCGGTTCCCATATTGCCTCAAGCGACCTGTTTGTTACGGATCAGGGCCGGGTGTATGAGGCGGCCAAACGGTATTTTGCCGAAATCATGATGCCCTTTAGAAGCATCATTAAAAAAAATATGGAAAAGCTGGCCCCCTATGACATTAAAATGATCGCCCCGGGCCACGGCCAGATATTTCCCGATGCCGGTTTTATTCTTGATGCATATAAAAAGTGGACCGAGGGTGCCCCCAGAAACACCGTTGTTATCCCCTATGTATCCATGCACGAAAGTACAAGACTCATGGTGGAGCACCTTGTGGGTGCCCTGGTGGACAAGGGGGTCAGGGTGGAACAGTTTAACCTGGCTGTCACCGATATCGGAAAGCTGGCCATGGCCCTGGTAGATGCCGCTACCATTGTTGTGGGAACTCCTACCATCCTGGCCGGCCCCCATCCTTATGCCGCCTATGCCGCTTTTCTGGCCAACGCCCTGCGGCCCAACACAAAATTTCTCTCTGTAGTAGGCTCCTATGGCTGGGGTGGCAAAACCGTGGATACTCTTGCCGGGATGATTCCCAACCTTAAGGTCGAGGTAATTGATCCGGTTCTCTGCAAAGGCGTCCCAACCGCAAGTGTATTCAATGCCCTAGATGATCTGGCAGGTGCCATCGCCCGGAAACACAAAGAAAACGATTATAGATAA
- a CDS encoding DUF1858 domain-containing protein, producing MNSPELKNITIKELIDQYPTLIKLFMDMGLLCIGCPAETFHTVTDIAGEYGLNLNHFVDQINRVIQNTAIPTNSRTKTIK from the coding sequence TTGAACAGTCCTGAGTTAAAGAACATCACGATCAAAGAATTAATAGACCAATATCCGACGCTTATCAAATTATTTATGGACATGGGGCTGCTCTGTATCGGCTGTCCGGCAGAGACCTTTCACACAGTGACGGATATTGCAGGAGAATATGGACTTAATCTGAATCATTTTGTCGATCAGATTAACAGGGTTATTCAAAATACAGCCATACCAACAAATTCAAGAACAAAAACCATAAAATAG
- a CDS encoding Crp/Fnr family transcriptional regulator has product MNAMPNIFDETDLSEIFKDLADQEYADVLKSGRRVIMPQKSILFHQGDPAVNVVLVNRGRLKLSKLNEQGKEVILRYISTGELTAAVAVLKNWDYPVTAEAIEKTEVTLWDKPTILHLMQKYPAVTANLLNTILERIDDLQNRYLEVCTEHVNQRIARTLLRIMRRAGTRTRSGIQIDMPLSRQNIADYAGTTLYTVSRTLSAWEKKGWIKSGREQIIITDPHSLNKFAEIG; this is encoded by the coding sequence ATGAATGCAATGCCAAATATTTTTGATGAAACTGATCTGTCAGAAATTTTCAAAGATCTTGCCGACCAGGAATATGCAGATGTATTAAAAAGTGGACGCAGGGTAATCATGCCCCAAAAAAGTATTCTGTTTCATCAAGGAGATCCAGCCGTAAATGTTGTACTGGTGAACCGGGGCCGGTTAAAACTGAGCAAACTGAACGAGCAGGGCAAAGAGGTCATTCTCCGCTATATCAGTACCGGAGAATTGACAGCCGCAGTGGCTGTACTTAAAAATTGGGATTACCCGGTCACTGCTGAGGCAATAGAAAAGACCGAGGTAACCTTGTGGGACAAACCGACAATATTGCACCTCATGCAAAAATATCCGGCTGTCACAGCCAATCTGCTAAACACCATTTTGGAACGTATTGATGATTTGCAGAATCGATACCTTGAAGTGTGTACCGAGCATGTAAATCAGCGGATTGCCCGTACCCTGCTGCGGATCATGAGGCGGGCCGGGACCAGAACCCGGTCGGGGATTCAGATTGATATGCCCTTAAGCCGTCAGAATATTGCCGACTATGCAGGGACCACTTTATACACCGTCAGCCGCACCCTCAGTGCCTGGGAAAAAAAAGGCTGGATAAAATCCGGCCGTGAACAAATTATTATCACCGATCCCCATTCCCTGAACAAATTTGCCGAAATCGGATGA
- a CDS encoding HTH domain-containing protein has translation MILKVLYQSDEEPVSAVKISEAAGISWITVWKHIKALK, from the coding sequence ATGATTCTTAAAGTTTTGTACCAGTCGGATGAAGAACCTGTTTCAGCGGTCAAAATCAGTGAAGCTGCCGGAATTTCCTGGATAACGGTCTGGAAACACATTAAGGCCCTGAAATAA
- a CDS encoding hemerythrin domain-containing protein produces MLSDCPDIERIKRTLKTLYKEHDEIGDAVYKIRKLAGDYKIPKDACNTFVLTFKKLNEFEDDLHKHVHLENNILFPKAGRL; encoded by the coding sequence ATGCTGTCAGATTGTCCGGATATAGAACGAATCAAAAGAACTCTGAAAACACTTTATAAAGAACACGATGAAATTGGTGATGCAGTTTATAAGATTCGCAAACTTGCAGGTGATTACAAAATTCCAAAAGACGCATGCAACACATTTGTGCTCACGTTCAAAAAATTAAATGAGTTTGAAGACGATCTGCATAAGCATGTCCATCTTGAAAACAATATTCTTTTTCCAAAAGCAGGACGACTCTAA